Within Vigna unguiculata cultivar IT97K-499-35 chromosome 2, ASM411807v1, whole genome shotgun sequence, the genomic segment ATTTTCCCACAAAAGAAAAAGGGTACAGTATCATTGTTGTTATTAGCTTTCAGAAAGTGATGGCTAGAGTTACTTTAAGGCCTTTACATATGATTTCCAGCCTTTCCTTTAGTGTTTGTTATCAATGAGGGGGACTGTGACTGTGAGAGTATAGTTCAATTTGGACTGTTTTATGAAGGAAGCCTAATGTGCATGGCTCTCACTATTAGCCCTGTGAACAGAAAAGCAGTTCTGCAATCAGAATCCATGATCAACAGTCCACAGACCGTAAATATCAATCAtgtctcttttatattaaaattattatttgctCTTATTTGAGGAGGAAATATCTTGTAAATAAATCTGTCGAATCTTCAAAATAGTTTTAGAACAAGGTTTTCTACAATTGAATCGTATTCAGTTAGCTCTGCCTTTTTCCCATCTGTTTGGTTTTCCTGGTCTTTACCCTGTCTGTTAATTGTTGGTGTTAAATAACTATTTCCTTAcaaaatttttactttatatttttgtttcttttgtaaagACGTTGGCAACTAGAATGGCACAACCAATATTTGGATTAAAGATATATGTTCTTAATTTAGTTCCTAGTTTTCTTGTTCTCAACCATTAACTGACAAAATGCTATCTTTTGAAGGCATTTGGTCGGGTTCTTCATATTTCTGGCATTGACCATATACACTGCCATGAAAATTCCGAAGGTTGTAGATCTTAATTCGCTACAGCATTTTCCTGACATCCTCATGAAGCCCGACCTGCAGAAATTACAATCAGAACTCCTGACGTGTCTCCCTTCCATTCCTGATTTACACAGACTCAGAGAGGAAATCTCAAGTTGGCATCTTAAAGAATATCTGTATAATTGTTTGCCTGTAAGATTTTCCAGTAGCAATCATACTGATGTGTGTGTTCTGGTAATTGCTTTACAACTAAATACTTGTTTCatttctctttttccttttggtGCTGGAGGGATAAGCAGTGAGGTTTTAAACTAGCCCTCTGGTTGGTATCTCAGTTGGGTTTatcctcttttttctttttctacttgaTGATAGATTTCTTTTTACAGATACCCACAATACTGATCtgattaataataatcaatgtATCGgggtaaatttttttaatcagatGTTgacgaaattttaaaaaataaaaaaatcctgGACTTAGAAGTTAGACTTGTTATACTGAAAGATGGATTAATGATGATAGTTCCGGTAGAAATTTCTGCTGTGATATTTCATATGTTTCTCCGTTGGAAAGTTTTTGCTGcacctttgattttttttccttaccaCACTCTTCATATTGATGATTGACTAATGACTAGGTTTTGGGAGCTAATGCAgcattgtttatttctttttgatTATGTGCAGCATAGCGTAAAGGAGGACCTGGCGAACATGATAGCACCACTTATGATTAGACCAATTACAAGGTGGCCTTTTTTCGCCTTTTTAGGGGGTGCCATGTTTTGCTTGCTAGCTAGCAGTATTTGCCATCTTCTATCATGTCACTCTGAGCGCATGGCATACATCATGCTCAGGCTTGACTATGCTGGAATTGCAGCCCTCATATCCACCTCTTTCTATCCTCCAGTGTATTACTCTTTTATGTGTTATCCATTTTTCTGCAACCTTTACTTAGGATTTATCACTGTATTGGGCATTGCCACCATCTTGGTTTCTCTGCTTCCAGTGTTCCAAAATCCTGAATTCCGCACCATCCGAGCATCTCTCTTTTTCGGAATGGGTTTGTCCGGAGCAGCACCTATACTGCACAAGCTTTATCTATTCTGGGGCCAGCCAGAAGTATTTCACACAACCGGATATGAGATCCTGATGGGTGTTCTCTATGGAATTGGAGCACTGGTTTATGCCACTAGGATTCCAGAACGATGGATGCCTGGGAAGTTTGACATTGCCGGACATAGTCACCAATTgtttcatatattggtggtggcTGGAGCGTACGTTCATTACCGGGCAGGGTTGGTTTATCTCAGGTGGCGTGATCTTCAAGGTTGCTGATTTAATAAGCATCTATAGGCATAACAGTGGTTGAATACTCTGCTGTGATGTTATCAGTATGTATGTTCAGTATACACTCCTCTAACTGATGTGAATTTGTGATTCCAGTTGGGGATGTTTATGCAACCATAGGCATTGTGTACACACTTAGAACCCTCAGAACAAAGCATTAATATGGAATAATAGTTCATTTACTCTCTCATGGCATACCAGAAACATTTTTCTCTATTTGTGTGGCCGTATGCTTCTTATTAAAGTTGTGTAAGTATTATGCTTGCTTGGAAAGTCGATATAATATTTAgtaactagttttttttttcttttttttttatttggagtatataatatttttcaaggAAAAAAACCTctgttaatatttttgttgatttgaaATACACCCCAAATTACAGGAACTTGGGATGGTAATAGAGTTGATGTAGAAAGTATCATTTTCTTTCTGAGAAATGAAGcattattgaaaattttgttcactggactcacttttttttcttcttctcaaatTCTGTCATTTATATGCAACAAGtttacaactttattttttgtttcaactTTGAAGATAAACGAAACTTGGAATAAAGTCAGTTTTTCATAGAGTTGtaaaagaggaaaaaagaagaagaagattgtaTCTGGTCGTTTAACCtgttttttaaatagattataATTTTTCAGGGACTAATACACTATTTTGGTCTGttttggaaaattaaaaaatctaataaaaataattttaaaaaaatcaagttaTAATTTTcgacatataaataaatatatagatattaattataatacctatatgtatatttttaattttcaaatataattattattttataaagtgagTTGTCCCGATccaaatcaattattttagattataattaaatagtgaaaaaaaaaactttgacaCTCTGATTAAAAACActcctttttaaaaatatatatcataatttaaaattaaaaaataatataaatataattaaaatattattttagttgtagtttttctttttggtgTCAGTAAACAAAgcaaaaagtaatttaatttagtttaatctACAGTTTGTTTCATCTAACCTGTTTTGTGAACTTTTAGAACGTATGTATCAATTCTATTTTGCAAGtataatacatattaaaatattagtagtaTAAGGCTTAatatgagtaaaaaaaaaaccacacaaGTGCGTAATTAGTTGTTTATCTCCCGTTGATAATCGATAATAAGAATTGACAACCACAAAAGTTATATGTAAATAAAACATCAgacatataatatttatgattaaatatgtttttatctctatagtaaaatttgaaattagtttattttcaagatttttgatcaatttagtcattcatctttaaaaatgcgtgaatttagtcattttaaccaatttttattaagtttatctgacgtttcaagcacatttcatgataatatttgaattttttacactgtttaacacatttttgtttcaatgttaactcaaatattatcataaaatatgtttaaaatatcaaataaagttaacaaaatttggtaagaaagaCTAAATCAATGCATTTCTAAATATCAATCAGTAAATTGGAAACTTCATGGTATATGTGATCAGACAGATAAAagcaaaattgtaaaaaaaaaaaaactccgaTTTGTTCCTTTTCTCAGGAGCATTGGT encodes:
- the LOC114173923 gene encoding heptahelical transmembrane protein 4-like isoform X2 → MGAEDSNLMENEGGCRGREGKGRRLWKKVKYQLVEYHSLPGYLRDNEYILGHYRSEWPIKQVLLSMFTIHNETLNVWTHLVGFFIFLALTIYTAMKIPKVVDLNSLQHFPDILMKPDLQKLQSELLTCLPSIPDLHRLREEISSWHLKEYLYNCLPHSVKEDLANMIAPLMIRPITRWPFFAFLGGAMFCLLASSICHLLSCHSERMAYIMLRLDYAGIAALISTSFYPPVYYSFMCYPFFCNLYLGFITVLGIATILVSLLPVFQNPEFRTIRASLFFGMGLSGAAPILHKLYLFWGQPEVFHTTGYEILMGVLYGIGALVYATRIPERWMPGKFDIAGHSHQLFHILVVAGAYVHYRAGLVYLRWRDLQGC
- the LOC114173923 gene encoding heptahelical transmembrane protein 4-like isoform X1 yields the protein MGAEDSNLMENEGGCRGREGKGRRLWKKVKYQLVEYHSLPGYLRDNEYILGHYRSEWPIKQVLLSMFTIHNETLNVWTHLVGFFIFLALTIYTAMKIPKVVDLNSLQHFPDILMKPDLQKLQSELLTCLPSIPDLHRLREEISSWHLKEYLYNCLPVRFSSSNHTDVCVLHSVKEDLANMIAPLMIRPITRWPFFAFLGGAMFCLLASSICHLLSCHSERMAYIMLRLDYAGIAALISTSFYPPVYYSFMCYPFFCNLYLGFITVLGIATILVSLLPVFQNPEFRTIRASLFFGMGLSGAAPILHKLYLFWGQPEVFHTTGYEILMGVLYGIGALVYATRIPERWMPGKFDIAGHSHQLFHILVVAGAYVHYRAGLVYLRWRDLQGC